The Telopea speciosissima isolate NSW1024214 ecotype Mountain lineage chromosome 11, Tspe_v1, whole genome shotgun sequence genome includes the window TATAcatccaaattaattaaagtcaACTTAGTTGAGGCAAATTAATTAAGCTCAGGTAAAACCTTCTATTAATACAGTATAAACATTATTGAATTCAAAGGTATGAGGCTGAAGATTGGTACAGGGTAGACAATTTCAACCCAATGACTTGGTATAAACTACATTTATATATTTTCGAAAAGATGAGTACGTAAAACCTATCACTGTACATAATTAGTGTGAAGAACATTAGAGTCAATCTTATTGGGCTTCTaagtggattttttttatttatttataaactcGAATATTCACTAGGacacccgggccagcccctagaagttttattaaaaagtaactaaAAAATTGGTTTAAGGGGTTTCTAATTAAATGGACTTGTTCTCATCTCAGAAGTCATTAATGAGTTTGAAAAGACCAAATCTGTTGATAAGGCCTCAAGGGAGATGGCCGTCCTGTTGTGGTGCTTGTGGAGTGATGTTAGTGTTTACTtgtctctctatatatattagGGTCTCTTAATGCCTTCCCATATACTCATCAAATAAGCTGGTCACTTCCTGAGcttcattctctttctctctatatctaaagaaaagcaagaagaaggagaaaagatggATAAGTCTGCTTCAATTCCAATCTACGGGAGCTTAAAGAGGTACTGGAGTGGGAGAACATATCAGAGACTCGATGGTGGTGGATACATCATCAAGAAGAAGTTGAGGGTCTTGAGGCTTGGAGGAGGGAACAGTTGTAGCATTCGAcggtcatcatcatcatcatcatcaaagacAAGAGAAATACGAAAGCAATTGCAACTGAGAATTAAGTGGCCCATGAAGGTTTTGAGGAAGATTCGTGAAGGTTACATAAATATGATGCTTGGGGTTGCAGGCAATATTGGCTACTTGGAGGATCCAAAAAATGTTTTCGGGGAAAAGAGGATTCCAAGAGGGAGACCCGTTCCATCAGTTTCCAAGTTGAATGAATTTGACAAGGAATTTGTTCTTAAGGTTTACAACTCCATTGCTGCATCTCGGGAATTTGTTGCTTCTGATCTCAAGTAACCTTTTTGTATTTACTACtttttcttcacttcttctctacccaaaaaaagaattttgggtttatatgtTTGTTTGATCTTTATCCTATGGGACGATGAAGAATTTTCATCTTCCCATTTCTGATTGTTTTGCGAAAGTGTGGATTGCATTGTTTTGGAATCTTATCCTTTTTACCTTGTCTAAGGTTTTTGTAGTGCCTCTTAGTTTCTAGGCTGCATGGCTAGCTCCTATGCCATCCCGTCTCAATGATGTTTTTGTACATGCTTCCATTGGCCCCATACTGGTGTAGAGGCCACACATCAGATAGGGTTGTCCTGTCCAATTTTTAATTGATTACGTCCCTGTATTAAagggatagaaagaaaaaaataaaaataaaagggactTATTGCTGCAACCATGCATAAAATGTGTAATAGAGACTGGCCTGTCATTAATATTTATAGCTATGAATGTTATAAGGGTACTGTGAAAACAAAATACACAAGAATAAATACATATTAATGACATTGTCTAACAATATACATCACCTGTCCATCCATGATATACCCTAACCCTACAAATCCGGTAAGAATcgtttttaaaaaacaaaatcagatcTGGTATATTGGTCGATCTGTATCGGTATCGTCTATCTATTTGATCCTATATCGGTGGAATGGTTCTAACTGGGggataaatataaatatatctaAAAAAGGTTGagtaaaattaaaagaaaaccgTCTGATTTGATCTAATACAATCAGTCTGTATCAATATCGATAAAATCGATACTGATCTAGATACCATTTTTTAGAACCATGGTATGAATCATAATTGGACCTTGGTCAACGGTAACTGGTTATGGGTCCGTTACTTGGGAAACAACCTCTACACAAAGTTGTCGGTATTTTCATTTGTAAAGCATCGAGATCAGAGTCGGCCTGATTCTGATCCCTACTGTTAAAAAAACTTTTCCTCTCCCCCAATTGCAAAAGAGAATCTTTTTTTAGGACAAGAGAATGTTACCCGGTCATATAATCCTTATACCAACGTTTGGGCCAATGGAAGCATATGCAAGCATCAAATGGGGCGAGATTTTCGTCTTTCTATAGAGGCACGGTGGTCATTTCACGCCCCTGTGTCTAAGGCTTTAGGCGCATAGGCCATGCAACTAGGGTgcgtttttctgtttttttaacaGCATGCTCAAGCGAAACTATTCATAGGGTAGAGTTGTAAATAAGGTCAGATTCAGGGGTAACTTGAATTCAACAGAGTAGTCTACCCTTACCCTAGAGATTCTCATACCTTCCTCTTTATTGGCAAGTCTTTCCATCTTCAGTGCTTGAAAGCACCCGCTCCAGAGAGCTTTAATCTCAATTGTATTCTATGCCGTTAGATCAAATTGGAAATTACGGATCCAACGGTTGATGAGGCTTCCTCTTTAACTGATAACTGAACACAACAGAATTAATTCATATAAACAAATAGAGAAAGCAATCCAACTGTCATCTGCGCAGTAAATACTTCTACGTCTCAAGATTCAAGAAAGTCCCGCCAaaactctctctttttctcagtCACTCTCTGGCCATGGAGGAACGTCGTCTTCGATCGATTTTATGGATCCTCGCCGGAAGATCGACGGCGACAACCGTTCTGTTGACCATTTTGTTCTTCGTCATCCTCTCAGTACCAGTGTTCCCAGTCGCCGGAATCGCAGAAACAGAGCTCGAGACCGCCATTGACGCCCTTCGATCGAAGGGCTATGAACTCTTCGGCAATGCCATCGAAACCTCCGATCTTAAGTACGAGCTCCTCGACGGCGGCGACTCTTTCACCTTCTTCGCTCCCACCAACTCTACCCTCTACCATCTCGATCTGGTGTCACAGGCTTCAGATTACATTCAGACCTTACGATTCCATGTATCCCCTCATCGTCTCACCATCTCCGATCTTCAAATCGCCTCTATGTCTCAGGTGCCTTACCTCGACAGTCTGGTCCCTAATCATATTATCTTTATCTCCATTAATCACACCATGGAGATAAACTTCTCCGCCGCCCTGATCGTCGACGACGTTCCGATTTCTATTCCCAACCTATACGTGGGTCCCAGCATTGTCGTACATGGACTCGATGGAATTCTTGCTGTCAGATTTCCGGAAGGGAAGATCGTTTCTGGCGATTCGATTATTCTTCCTCCTGCAATGTCTCCCGCTCCCACTTCCATCGACTATTTGTGGCCACTTCTGTCTCCGACGATGCAAGATTTCATAACACCTTTAATATCACCAGTGCCGACAATGCAGGATTTAACAACACCGGCAAGTTCTCCAGCGCCAGTTAACGTGAGTTCAGGATTTAGAAAGCGCGGGCAACACCATGAGCATCGCAGGGGCAAGAAACGGCACGGGAAGAAAGTTAGGAGCGACGGGGGCAGGCGTCAGTAATTCTTCTCCATTATACGCTCGTGTTTGATGTTTGATCCTACTCTGGTGATTTTCAGTTTCGTTTCGAAACCATCCAATTCTTTTTCCGGTTAAAgatccattttctttttcttctagttCAATTGTTTAGTCCGATTCTCAGTATTGTCATatgatttctttttgaaatcgTGTAAGAAAATGGTGgcttttcaaattcaaattgttCTGTAGAATAGAACACAGTAGTAGAATTCTGTTTCTCTGCAActtcttagttttaattttgatatttcctttttaattttgagAGAGTATTGCTCAGAAATCTGGAATCTGGAAGGACCCTTTAACCTTACCACAAAACTAGCTAATTAAATTCACTGATACAGAGAAAGTATGAGACTTAATGATGATAACCAACCCCAAACGATTTTATTAATTCCTGCAATTCAAACAACCATTACAAACCTTTCTTAAATTAACCAACGACAGCAATAAGAGCAGTAGGGGGTGGGACAGAAAACAAGGGAGATGGAGCTGGGGATTGGGACGGCGAGGGAGATGACGCACAGTAGTCTTGGAGAATGTCGCCCTCCTCGGCGGTGAAACCCAGATTGGTAAGCATCGAGGGCCAGCACTGACGAGTAATGAAACGGATGGCTCGGCAGCATTCGAGGCCAAGATAAGCCTCACCGTccatgaagaagaggatgatcTCGTTGGTGCACGACCGCAATTCTAGCAGCGCATTCCAGCATTCTACCATGCCACCCCCTCCTCCTCCGCTCTCTAGACGAGCTGCGAGGTCTTGTCCGGGCTTAAGTGGTGGCAACTCTCGTGCCACAACCATAGCAACAGGACCAATTACGCATGACATGACTACTAACAAGGAAATTAAATTGTTGAGAGCCATGGCTAGCTTCTTTCTTAATTCTCAGTGATGATCATGAGAGAGGGATTTCTGAAATTGGTGAGATTTGTGCTTGAACAATTCGATGTGTTCCGCTTATTTATAGGACATAACCTCCCTGAGTATTGATTTGGGTTAATGACGGACGAGACCATACGACTCCAAAACTGCCATGATTGAATCACAGACGGTCGTAACTGAACAAATGAGAGTTGTTTCCACTTGGTCTCCCACCCATTTATGTCGAGCTTCAAGGCTTCAACTTCCGAATATGCACCATcctttaaagggaaaaagagacaGTGTGACACTGGAGCACACGAAACGACCCCTCAGCCcctagtgaaataaaaaatctcatccaaaccAATTAATTCCTCTGTgcacattctcattggccccctaCTAGTGCAGGGGCTACCATGaccggttagcattctcttgcccaTCCCAcgcagagaacattctcccccGCCCTTTTTTATTCAtcatagggaaaaagatctctacttgctTGTGTTTCCTACACCCTATCACAGAGCACagtgagatgatgcctctgctccctgggtagatacccaggtgtgttcacccattggcctagacgcttgtgtagagaccatgcgaccaagtagagatctttttcccattattaaGAATGAGTCCTCTACAAAGATCTGGCTTGACCTTTGTTGCTTTTCATTCGGGTGGTACTCTTCTTAATAGGTACAAAGGCTGTATCCAGTATTGATGCAGGTTCAGACAAATTGGATACAGTGCACTCTATTCTTAGAGATGGTCTTTGCAGCCCAGGGTCCTCTTCAGTAAATCTCATTCAGGAATGAGGACAATTGAGCACTATTAATAGGCAGAATGAGCATGATCCAGAGTCCAGACTCCATCATTTGGAAAGACACCCCCTTTGGCCTTTTTACTACAAAATTGGATTGGGAAGTCATACGCTGCCCCAACCCTAAAGTGGTATATGGTTTCAAATCTGCATCCCTCGGCAATCAGTAATGACTAGGAGGTTTTTTGGTTGCACCCTCCTTATGAAATGATCAGCTTCAGAAGAGAAACCTCCTAATAGCGTCCCTTTTTACTACTTAATTTTGTTGGGCAAGAGTAGGGACCATCTGTTTTTCAAGTGCACCTTCacggaaaaacaaaaaaaaaaagggttcgaAGAGATATCATTAGGTAagagatctcagaaaaagtgTCATGCAAGAGGGGCATTGGGTTTTTATTAAACTATTGCCTACATTTGGAAAGACAAAAAACTTTTGTATTTTTCAtaacaaaagtacaaaactggTATCCGACCGTCTTTCACTATGAACATCTGAGTGGATGTTGAGTCCAGTTCACGTTCATGTACGTACGTGAGTGTACAAAAATAGCTCCCAACTATATAGATGGAATCCATTTTGTGAGACCCACAtaaatggattccatctgaacagctgAGAACTGTTATCGTACATAAACGTGAGCTCAACTCGAGGACCCCTTGCCAAAGCCCATAGAAGATGATGGAGAAGCCATAGAACCATGTCCCCACCATCATCAGTATCAAATCTAATGATTCCTACCACCAAATGTCTGCACTTAAGAATTTTGCCCCGAACCCCAATCGGAATTTTATGAAGTATAGTCAACTTAGTTGAGTAAACCTGCTATATATTAATACATTGTTATATATTGGTGTGAATATTAATTATAGGATTCTAAATTATGAGAATGGCATTCAAAGTAGACAATGTCAACCCAATGACTTGGTATATATTATTctcttttggatttttatttttttttaatagttatGATCACCTATCCGTAAACCAGAATGGACTTATTCTCATTTCACTAGTCATTAATATGCTTGGTAAGACCGAGTGTGTTGACAAGGCCTCCATCCCATTGGGTTTCTGGTAGAGTGATATCAGTGTTTACTTGCTTATATATAAGGATCTCTTAATGCCTTCCTAGTAAACTCATCAAAGTAAAGCTGATCTCTTCCTCTgcttcactctctctctctctctctctctcgctagcTATcttaagaaaaggaagaagaaggagagaagatggATATGTCTTCAATTCCAATTTATGGGAGCTTGAAGAGGTTTTGGAGTGGGAGAACATATCAGAGACTCGATGGTACTGGTGGATACATCGTCAGGAAGAAGTTGAGGGTCTTGAGGCTGGGAGGAGGGAACAGTTGTAGTACTCATACTCGAcggtcatcatcatcatcatcatcatcatcaaagatAAGAGAAACACGCAAGCTACTGCAACTGAGACTTAAGTGGCCCATGAAGGTTTTGGGGAAGATTCGTGAAGGTTACATAAATATGATGCTTGGGCTCGCAGGCAACATTGGCTACTTGGAGGATCCCAAAAATGTTTTCGGGGAAAAGAGGATTCCAAGAGGGAGACCTATTCCATCTGTTTCCAAGTTGAATGAATTCGACAAGAAACTTGTTCTTAAGGTTTACAACTCAATCGCTGCTTCTCGAGAATTTGTTGCCTACTAAATCTGATCTCGAGAAACCTTTTTGTATttgctacttcttcttctttttcaaatcttctcttcccaaaagaaaaaaaaatgaaatttgggTTTATATGTAGGTGTGGGACTTCCCATTTCTGATGGTTTTGAGTGCGAGATGCTAAACTCTTGTGTGGAAGTGTGTTTGGATTGTTTATATGTATTTATAATTGGAATGGTCTTGTTATACAATATTTTAAAACGATCAAGAATTACATTTTCATTCTATTGTTATTGGACGTCCATAAAACATTCGGATTCAGATCTTCCACGGTGCGCTGCcttgtcctgcctgtgctgtgcAGACATAGGGTCGTGCACAGTGACCGCCTTACCCGAATGGGgttaaggtggtcattgcgtgcAGCCCTGTCTGCACAGCATAGACAGGACTAAGGGTGTATTGGTGCAGTTCTGGTTATTCGGTTTGATTGCGGTGCAGttacattttgataaggtgaTATCAAAATCGAACCGGATAGGAATCAGCTAAAATCATACGGTCCGGTTTTaccggtttctattcggttttcatTATCCGGTTCACAaccggtttacatgcggtttgtgtaGTGTCGTTTTGAGAACTAGTAATGAAGACATCCTTAGTTTTCAAGGCCTTTATATTCTCgtgtttccccattctctccCGGTCTCCTTCACTCATCATATTTCCCatgcctatgtgataaaaaaaaaaatatttcatctttaaCCGTCATTCTATTCCTTTCCTGTTCtttgcttttccattttttttcttctccactctcacatgataaacaaactatttattttattagaaagtaGGGTTTAGTTAATTCATTTTATCGTCATAcatcattttcaattcatacttgaacaaatataatatatagttgaCCTAttacattttacttattttatgtttcaagagTGATAcaataattatgtttattaaattaattattatgttattaattaatccaattgatgcatggaCTAGTATTCGAGTAAGAGGTaccggtttctattcggtttctTATTTGGTTTAGAACAGCAGTTTTGAGgtgcaaatcaaaaccgaaccgggaagagaacctataaaatcaaaaccagatCATTTTTCTGTGGTGCGGTTTTATTCGATCGTAAACGGTCGGTTCCGATTCCGATATTCGattctgattttattttgaCAACCTTAGGCAAGACATGGCAGCGCGCTGTAGGATTTGTTTTCTAAAAGATTTTTAAGCCTATGATTACTCCATTACTTGTCTAGTTGAAA containing:
- the LOC122645404 gene encoding uncharacterized protein LOC122645404 — protein: MDMSSIPIYGSLKRFWSGRTYQRLDGTGGYIVRKKLRVLRLGGGNSCSTHTRRSSSSSSSSSKIRETRKLLQLRLKWPMKVLGKIREGYINMMLGLAGNIGYLEDPKNVFGEKRIPRGRPIPSVSKLNEFDKKLVLKVYNSIAASREFVAY
- the LOC122645402 gene encoding fasciclin-like arabinogalactan protein 19; the protein is MEERRLRSILWILAGRSTATTVLLTILFFVILSVPVFPVAGIAETELETAIDALRSKGYELFGNAIETSDLKYELLDGGDSFTFFAPTNSTLYHLDLVSQASDYIQTLRFHVSPHRLTISDLQIASMSQVPYLDSLVPNHIIFISINHTMEINFSAALIVDDVPISIPNLYVGPSIVVHGLDGILAVRFPEGKIVSGDSIILPPAMSPAPTSIDYLWPLLSPTMQDFITPLISPVPTMQDLTTPASSPAPVNVSSGFRKRGQHHEHRRGKKRHGKKVRSDGGRRQ
- the LOC122645403 gene encoding egg cell-secreted protein 1.2-like, with protein sequence MALNNLISLLVVMSCVIGPVAMVVARELPPLKPGQDLAARLESGGGGGGMVECWNALLELRSCTNEIILFFMDGEAYLGLECCRAIRFITRQCWPSMLTNLGFTAEEGDILQDYCASSPSPSQSPAPSPLFSVPPPTALIAVVG